The following proteins come from a genomic window of Nocardiopsis sp. YSL2:
- a CDS encoding MerR family transcriptional regulator gives MRIGELARRAGVSTRTLRYYESRGLIPSRREVNGYRVYDDADLRLVEQIRTLQDFGFGLEETRPFVECLRAGHPTGDSCPASLEVYRGKLAELDTLIDELRAVRHQVSAQLARAELDLPDPPDPLCQMKG, from the coding sequence ATGCGCATCGGTGAGCTTGCCAGGCGGGCGGGGGTCAGTACACGGACCCTGCGCTACTACGAGTCACGCGGTCTGATCCCCAGCCGCCGTGAGGTCAACGGCTACCGCGTCTACGACGACGCCGACCTGCGGCTGGTGGAGCAGATCCGCACGCTCCAGGACTTCGGGTTCGGGCTGGAGGAGACGCGCCCGTTCGTGGAGTGCCTCCGGGCCGGGCACCCGACCGGGGACTCCTGTCCCGCGTCGCTGGAGGTCTACCGCGGCAAGCTCGCCGAGCTCGACACGCTCATCGACGAGCTGCGGGCCGTGCGCCACCAGGTGAGCGCGCAGCTGGCGCGGGCCGAGCTGGACCTGCCCGACCCGCCCGACCCGCTGTGCCAGATGAAGGGATGA
- a CDS encoding co-chaperone YbbN, protein MIGSAELGQATDDSFSEDVLRSDLPVLVEFTADSCAPCRQMEPVLRSLADDLRGRMRIVQVDVPANPATTRDYQVMGTPTMFLFHGGEPVRQLVGAQPKRRLLREVEPFV, encoded by the coding sequence ATGATCGGATCCGCGGAGCTGGGCCAGGCGACGGACGACTCCTTCAGCGAGGACGTCCTGCGCTCGGACCTGCCGGTGCTGGTGGAGTTCACCGCCGACAGCTGCGCGCCGTGCCGCCAGATGGAGCCGGTGCTCAGGTCCCTCGCGGACGACCTGCGCGGGCGGATGAGGATCGTGCAGGTCGACGTGCCGGCGAACCCGGCCACGACACGCGACTACCAGGTGATGGGCACGCCCACCATGTTCCTCTTCCACGGGGGCGAGCCGGTGCGGCAGTTGGTCGGGGCCCAGCCCAAGCGCCGCCTCCTGCGCGAGGTCGAGCCGTTCGTCTGA
- a CDS encoding HAD family phosphatase, whose amino-acid sequence MDSTRRGVISDWGGVLTPPLTDGIRAWLHADRIDIDHYQEVMRPYFDNSLNGSNPVHALERGEIPVSQFERDLAGLLRSTHGGPVVAEGLIHRMFANFEPVHGMYELLRRSRRGGAATALLSNSWGNGYPHEHFETTFDTVVISGEVGMRKPEERIYLHTCERLGLAPEDCVFIDDLEHNVRTAEALGMTGILHTDTESTQRALDRFLASSVAHS is encoded by the coding sequence ATGGACAGCACCCGCCGAGGGGTCATCTCCGACTGGGGCGGCGTCCTCACGCCGCCCCTGACCGACGGCATCCGGGCCTGGCTGCACGCCGACCGGATCGACATCGACCACTACCAGGAGGTGATGCGGCCCTACTTCGACAACAGCCTCAACGGCTCCAACCCGGTCCACGCGCTGGAGAGGGGCGAGATCCCCGTCTCGCAGTTCGAGCGGGACCTGGCGGGCCTGCTGCGGTCCACCCACGGCGGGCCGGTGGTGGCCGAGGGGCTCATCCACAGGATGTTCGCCAACTTCGAGCCCGTGCACGGCATGTACGAGCTCCTGCGCCGGTCCAGGCGCGGCGGCGCCGCCACCGCGCTGCTGTCCAACTCCTGGGGCAACGGTTACCCGCACGAGCACTTCGAGACGACCTTCGACACCGTGGTGATCTCCGGCGAGGTGGGGATGCGCAAGCCCGAGGAGCGCATCTACCTGCACACCTGCGAACGACTCGGCCTGGCTCCCGAGGACTGCGTCTTCATCGACGACCTGGAGCACAACGTCCGCACCGCCGAGGCACTCGGCATGACGGGCATCCTGCACACCGACACCGAGTCCACGCAGCGGGCGCTGGACCGCTTCCTGGCGTCGTCGGTGGCACACTCGTAG
- a CDS encoding glycoside hydrolase family 3 protein: MRPLLPRALTTACAALALIASACTTEEVGSSPQEEEPSPTAEPFEAVLAPELLAGMDLDDKIGQLLVLTAQGTTAAENAARIEAYRPGGVIYFDANLTDAEQIAGMSAGVQDLAAQQGQGVPLFVGVDQEQGMVARLPVGTRFPDAMAVGASHDTAMAELLAGTTATELSALGINLDYAPVADVNTDPDNPVIGIRSFGSDPDLVAEMAVAEAAAFAEGGVVSVVKHFPGHGDTDVDSHTGLPVIDLPRERWEQEHLPPFRAAVEADVDAIMTAHVLMPGLDSSDDPDPATLSPSIIGGILREELGYDGVVTTDALNMEGVRQRYDDGEVAVRAVEAGVDQLLMPPDPAAAVAALRTAVEEGRITEERVDESVLRVLTLKEKRGILEADPVDPSAAADAMGHEEAAQTVADASVTLLRNEDGLLPLRDTPVRVEGAGADTIAAALTEAGVTVDASAPALVVGTDGATPEQRALVASAQGPVIVVAQGGPYDLAAFPDVDAFLAVYSSVEVSRTAAARVIAGEIDPAGTLPVDIPDVATAGDGLSF, translated from the coding sequence ATGAGACCGCTCCTACCGCGTGCCCTCACCACGGCCTGTGCGGCCCTCGCGCTGATCGCCAGCGCGTGCACCACCGAGGAGGTGGGTTCCTCGCCGCAGGAGGAAGAACCCTCGCCGACCGCCGAGCCCTTCGAAGCCGTGCTCGCACCCGAGCTGCTCGCGGGGATGGACCTGGACGACAAGATCGGCCAGCTCCTGGTGCTGACCGCGCAGGGGACCACGGCCGCCGAGAACGCGGCCCGGATCGAGGCCTACCGGCCCGGGGGCGTCATCTACTTCGACGCCAACCTGACCGACGCCGAGCAGATCGCCGGGATGTCCGCCGGCGTCCAGGACCTGGCAGCGCAACAGGGGCAGGGCGTCCCGCTGTTCGTCGGCGTCGACCAGGAGCAGGGCATGGTGGCGCGGCTGCCGGTGGGCACCCGCTTCCCGGACGCGATGGCGGTCGGGGCGAGCCATGACACGGCCATGGCCGAACTGCTGGCCGGGACGACCGCGACGGAACTGTCCGCTCTCGGGATCAACCTGGACTACGCCCCGGTGGCCGACGTCAACACCGACCCGGACAACCCGGTGATCGGGATCCGCTCGTTCGGCTCCGATCCCGACCTGGTGGCGGAGATGGCCGTGGCCGAGGCGGCGGCCTTCGCCGAGGGCGGTGTCGTCTCCGTCGTCAAGCACTTCCCCGGCCACGGCGACACCGACGTGGACAGCCACACCGGGCTGCCCGTCATCGACCTGCCGCGCGAGCGATGGGAGCAGGAGCACCTGCCGCCGTTCCGTGCGGCCGTCGAGGCCGACGTGGACGCGATCATGACCGCGCACGTGCTCATGCCCGGTCTGGACAGCAGTGACGACCCCGACCCGGCCACGCTGTCGCCGTCGATCATCGGCGGCATCCTGCGCGAGGAACTCGGCTACGACGGCGTCGTCACCACCGACGCCCTCAACATGGAGGGCGTGCGCCAGCGCTACGACGACGGCGAGGTCGCCGTCCGGGCGGTCGAGGCGGGCGTGGACCAACTGCTGATGCCACCGGACCCGGCCGCCGCCGTGGCCGCCCTGCGCACCGCCGTGGAGGAGGGCCGGATCACCGAGGAACGCGTCGACGAATCGGTCCTGCGGGTGCTCACCCTCAAGGAGAAGCGCGGGATCCTGGAGGCGGACCCGGTGGACCCGTCCGCCGCGGCCGACGCCATGGGCCACGAGGAGGCGGCCCAGACCGTCGCCGACGCCTCCGTGACCCTGCTGCGCAACGAGGACGGCCTGCTGCCGCTGCGGGACACGCCCGTGCGTGTCGAGGGCGCGGGCGCGGACACGATCGCCGCCGCGCTCACCGAGGCCGGTGTCACCGTCGACGCCTCCGCCCCGGCACTGGTCGTGGGCACGGACGGGGCCACACCGGAGCAGCGCGCCCTGGTGGCGTCCGCCCAGGGGCCGGTCATCGTCGTCGCTCAGGGCGGCCCCTACGACCTGGCGGCCTTTCCCGACGTCGACGCCTTCCTGGCCGTGTACTCGTCCGTGGAGGTGTCCCGGACCGCCGCGGCCCGGGTGATCGCCGGCGAGATCGACCCCGCCGGAACGCTCCCGGTGGACATCCCGGACGTCGCGACCGCGGGCGACGGCCTCTCCTTCTGA
- a CDS encoding PTS glucose transporter subunit IIA, producing the protein MSDATDPLDVLAPVSGTALSLSTVPDPVFSEGMVGPGVAVHPEPGQEGGQEGTQSAVAPITGDLVKLHPHAFVVMAPDQRRGVLVHLGIDTVQLAGEGFTLLAEEGARIEAGTPVIRWSPGLVAAQGKPSVVPVVALDAGQGAVRDLADGVVCTGESLFVWE; encoded by the coding sequence ATGTCAGACGCCACGGACCCGCTCGACGTCCTCGCTCCCGTCTCCGGGACCGCGCTCTCCCTCTCGACCGTGCCCGATCCCGTGTTCTCGGAGGGGATGGTCGGCCCCGGCGTCGCCGTCCACCCCGAGCCGGGGCAGGAGGGCGGACAGGAGGGTACGCAGTCGGCGGTCGCACCCATCACGGGGGACCTGGTCAAACTCCACCCCCACGCGTTCGTGGTGATGGCTCCCGACCAGCGTCGCGGTGTGCTGGTGCACCTGGGCATCGACACCGTGCAGCTCGCGGGGGAGGGCTTCACCCTCCTGGCCGAGGAGGGCGCCAGGATCGAGGCCGGCACCCCGGTGATCCGCTGGTCGCCGGGCCTGGTCGCGGCCCAGGGCAAGCCGTCGGTCGTGCCCGTGGTCGCCCTGGACGCCGGCCAGGGGGCGGTGCGCGACCTCGCCGACGGGGTCGTCTGCACCGGGGAGTCCCTCTTCGTCTGGGAGTAG
- a CDS encoding glucose PTS transporter subunit EIIB, with the protein MADKAAAIVAGLGGPANIEDIEACITRLRTEVADPGLVKEGDLRAAGAHGVLMSGNVVQVVVGPEADTLTDDIKDLLD; encoded by the coding sequence ATGGCGGACAAAGCAGCGGCGATCGTCGCCGGGCTGGGCGGCCCGGCCAACATCGAGGACATCGAGGCCTGCATCACCCGGTTGCGTACCGAGGTGGCCGACCCCGGCCTGGTGAAGGAGGGCGACCTGCGCGCGGCGGGCGCCCACGGAGTCCTGATGTCGGGCAACGTCGTGCAGGTCGTGGTGGGCCCCGAAGCGGACACGCTCACCGACGACATCAAGGACCTGCTGGATTAA
- a CDS encoding SIS domain-containing protein: MTTTTSVMRSEIAEQPEALRRTFAELLPLRPEIEALGRRTRHVLFIARGSSDNAAVYGGYLLQAHTGRLATLGSPSIATTYGAKIDLSDVLAVAISQSGKTEEIVETMRWAADCGARTVAVTNGAGSPLAAEADVALVTRAGDELAVPATKTYNTQLAALAVLALGLGADLDAGDLERVPDGIEETLAAPTDALEEIVERMVAVQGAVISGRGMAFSTALEAALKLKEACYLHAMGLSYADLLHGPIAVVDPRTPALLVAAPSGPTLQGTVALAERARSAGAPVFGFGGGPALAAASDLAVPVPDVPEWVSPMNLIVPAQLLTERLARRLGYNPDVPRGLNKVTQTS; encoded by the coding sequence ATGACGACCACGACGAGCGTGATGCGCTCCGAGATCGCCGAGCAGCCCGAGGCGCTGCGCCGCACGTTCGCCGAACTGCTGCCGCTGCGCCCCGAGATCGAGGCCCTGGGCCGACGCACCCGGCACGTACTGTTCATCGCGCGCGGTTCCTCCGACAACGCGGCGGTCTACGGCGGTTACCTGCTGCAGGCGCACACCGGCCGTCTGGCCACGCTGGGTTCGCCCTCCATCGCCACCACCTACGGCGCGAAGATCGACCTGTCCGACGTCCTGGCCGTGGCCATCTCCCAGTCCGGCAAGACGGAGGAGATCGTCGAGACCATGCGCTGGGCCGCCGACTGCGGCGCCCGTACCGTCGCCGTGACCAACGGTGCCGGATCCCCGCTGGCCGCCGAGGCCGACGTCGCGCTGGTCACCCGGGCCGGGGACGAGCTGGCGGTGCCCGCCACCAAGACCTACAACACCCAGCTCGCCGCGCTGGCGGTCCTGGCCCTGGGGTTGGGCGCGGATCTGGACGCCGGCGACCTGGAGCGCGTGCCCGACGGCATCGAGGAGACGCTCGCGGCGCCCACCGACGCGCTGGAGGAGATCGTCGAGCGGATGGTCGCCGTGCAGGGCGCGGTCATCTCCGGCCGCGGCATGGCCTTCTCCACCGCGCTGGAGGCCGCCCTCAAGCTCAAGGAGGCCTGCTACCTGCACGCGATGGGCCTGTCCTACGCCGACCTGCTGCACGGCCCCATCGCCGTCGTCGACCCGCGCACCCCGGCCCTGCTGGTGGCCGCGCCCTCCGGGCCGACCCTGCAGGGGACCGTCGCGCTGGCCGAGCGCGCCCGCTCGGCCGGGGCCCCGGTGTTCGGCTTCGGCGGCGGTCCGGCCCTGGCCGCCGCGAGCGACCTGGCCGTTCCGGTGCCGGACGTGCCCGAGTGGGTCTCGCCGATGAACCTCATCGTGCCCGCGCAGCTGCTCACCGAGCGCCTCGCGCGGCGCCTGGGCTACAACCCGGACGTGCCCCGCGGGCTCAACAAGGTCACCCAGACCTCCTGA
- a CDS encoding GntR family transcriptional regulator: MSIDPSNPLPKYSQLRDLLLDWITESGLGVDDMIPSERELSTTYGLSRMTVRQTIDLMVSEGRLYRVPGKGTFIARPKIEMSLVLASFSEDMRARGYEPGARELIRQVIPASGHTARMLDIGPGTLVHHIERMRTADDEPMAVERSNIPAAMVPGLEDFDLAERSLYEVLENEFDILLDSGEQTIEAGICDSADSRLLGLPAGSPVLIMQRRSFFKGQCVELALSTYRADRYQLHSRLDPRRHGD; the protein is encoded by the coding sequence ATGTCGATCGATCCCAGCAACCCGCTCCCGAAGTACAGCCAACTCCGTGACCTGCTCCTCGACTGGATCACCGAGAGCGGCCTGGGCGTGGACGACATGATCCCCTCCGAGCGGGAGCTCAGCACCACCTACGGCCTGTCCCGCATGACGGTCCGGCAAACGATCGACCTGATGGTCTCGGAGGGACGCCTGTACCGCGTGCCGGGCAAGGGCACCTTCATCGCGCGGCCGAAGATCGAGATGTCGCTGGTCCTGGCCTCCTTCAGCGAGGACATGCGCGCCCGGGGCTACGAGCCCGGCGCGCGGGAGCTGATCCGCCAGGTCATCCCCGCCAGCGGACACACGGCGCGCATGCTCGACATCGGCCCCGGCACCCTCGTGCACCACATCGAGCGGATGCGGACCGCCGACGACGAGCCGATGGCGGTCGAGCGGTCCAACATCCCCGCCGCCATGGTTCCGGGTCTGGAGGACTTCGACCTCGCCGAACGCTCCCTGTACGAGGTGCTGGAGAACGAGTTCGACATCCTCCTCGACTCCGGAGAACAGACGATCGAGGCCGGGATCTGCGACTCCGCGGACTCCCGGCTCCTCGGTCTGCCCGCTGGAAGCCCGGTGCTGATCATGCAGCGCCGCAGCTTCTTCAAGGGACAGTGCGTGGAACTCGCCCTGTCCACCTACCGTGCCGACCGCTACCAGCTCCACTCCCGTTTGGACCCGCGCCGGCACGGCGACTGA
- a CDS encoding PTS transporter subunit EIIC: MSTDRSSTPSAPEPGGGATAESAGTAKAAKRPSSTLAVLQRLGRSLMMPIAVLPAAAILLRLGQPDLLGADGLAGMPGMGWMDPVAGAVGAAGDAIFQALPLLFAVGVAIGFAKRADGSTALAAVVGYLVFDRVATWTMVTFNGPTGDLGSRLVTYPLPVDPVTREPVVDQASAEAVGAVINNAVKNPTDVLGGIAIGLVAALLWQRYHRIKLPTWLGFFGGRRFVPIVTAMAGLLIGVALGLLWPVVGSWIQDLGEGIIGAGAVGAGLYGVVNRLLLPLGLHHVVNSFIWFVSGSYTDDAGNVSNGEITRYLAGDPTAGTFLSGFFPVLMFGLPGAALAMWLAAPKARRAQIGSIMIPAALTAFATGITEPVEFAFIFVAPALFAVHVVLTGVSMAVLNALDAQLGFGFSAGLIDLLLNATKDNTSGLGLILLLGLVYFGLYFGIFYLLITRFNLPTPGRESDPEENAAAQTAPGASEDGSGPRSDGSPERSEPESSGGRADGSG, from the coding sequence ATGAGTACGGACCGCAGCTCCACACCCTCGGCCCCCGAACCCGGTGGCGGTGCCACCGCCGAGTCCGCCGGAACCGCCAAGGCGGCCAAGCGCCCCTCCTCCACCCTGGCCGTCCTCCAGCGCCTGGGCCGCAGCCTCATGATGCCCATCGCGGTACTCCCGGCCGCCGCGATCCTGCTCCGACTGGGCCAGCCCGACCTCCTGGGGGCCGACGGCCTGGCCGGGATGCCCGGCATGGGCTGGATGGACCCCGTCGCCGGGGCCGTGGGAGCCGCGGGCGACGCGATCTTCCAGGCGCTGCCCCTGCTGTTCGCGGTGGGTGTGGCGATCGGCTTCGCCAAGCGGGCCGACGGGTCCACCGCCCTGGCCGCGGTCGTCGGGTACCTGGTGTTCGACCGGGTGGCCACGTGGACGATGGTCACCTTCAACGGGCCCACGGGCGACCTGGGGTCGCGACTCGTGACCTACCCGCTGCCGGTCGACCCGGTCACGCGCGAACCGGTGGTGGACCAGGCCTCGGCCGAGGCGGTCGGCGCGGTCATCAACAACGCGGTGAAGAACCCCACCGACGTGCTCGGGGGTATCGCGATCGGTCTGGTCGCCGCTCTGCTGTGGCAGCGCTACCACCGCATCAAGCTGCCGACCTGGCTGGGCTTCTTCGGCGGCCGCCGGTTCGTCCCGATCGTCACGGCGATGGCCGGACTGCTGATCGGTGTCGCCCTGGGCCTGCTGTGGCCGGTCGTGGGCTCCTGGATCCAGGACCTCGGGGAGGGCATCATCGGCGCCGGCGCGGTGGGAGCGGGCCTCTACGGGGTGGTCAACCGGCTCCTGCTCCCGTTGGGCCTGCACCACGTGGTGAACTCGTTCATCTGGTTCGTCTCCGGTTCCTACACCGACGACGCCGGGAACGTGTCCAACGGCGAGATCACCCGCTACCTGGCGGGCGACCCCACGGCCGGGACGTTCCTGTCCGGCTTCTTCCCCGTGCTGATGTTCGGGCTGCCGGGCGCGGCACTGGCGATGTGGCTGGCGGCGCCCAAGGCGCGGCGCGCGCAGATCGGATCGATCATGATCCCGGCGGCGCTGACCGCGTTCGCCACGGGCATCACCGAGCCGGTGGAGTTCGCGTTCATCTTCGTGGCACCCGCGCTGTTCGCCGTGCACGTGGTGCTGACGGGCGTGTCCATGGCCGTCCTCAATGCGCTCGACGCCCAGTTGGGCTTCGGCTTCTCGGCGGGCCTGATCGACCTGTTGCTGAACGCCACGAAGGACAACACCTCTGGGCTGGGCCTGATCCTGTTGTTGGGCCTGGTGTACTTCGGGCTCTACTTCGGGATCTTCTACCTGCTCATCACGCGGTTCAACCTGCCGACCCCGGGCCGGGAGTCGGACCCGGAGGAGAACGCGGCCGCGCAGACCGCGCCCGGCGCGTCCGAGGACGGGTCCGGGCCCCGGAGCGACGGCTCACCCGAGCGGTCCGAGCCGGAATCGTCGGGCGGCAGGGCCGACGGCTCCGGCTGA